A genomic region of Hippoglossus hippoglossus isolate fHipHip1 chromosome 8, fHipHip1.pri, whole genome shotgun sequence contains the following coding sequences:
- the LOC117766933 gene encoding cytosolic phospholipase A2 gamma-like — MQTGTLNLSVSLIGLWLVISGALAEAADNMEVKEAASVKPIDQSPSLCAGEQDYVDRRKRVVLESLNSLGINCSADWVPHIALLPSGGGQRAAVGLMGSLSQMEKDGLLDPLLYMGTVSGSTWSMSALYSDPQWTGNMDRAVSTMTGPGVEVEQALAWLDKRSKEELFSLSDIWGVLTSVGIMKQMDLRHLSDEASRNATNPYPIYSAIEKGCLLDGPIEGKWFEVSPHEAGFTELGVFVETSLLGSKFQSGELQEQKTEMDMIELQGVLGCALAHDEVIREFIPPWLNGNIDRDADEYLRVYNTLDKLVALIRSSTKDPTTLSELNTLQKILEDKVNCNDSVLLESKNMEERKKMFHHLSLELLEAVDTWSQRLGNGQCETSVILKQVLPLIMKWEWGTTRNLLYQHEDAPPCLGAEEIIHLVDAGLLINVAYPPFLGEKRDIDLIIVLEYSAGNMFETLTLARDYAAEVKKPFPKIDDQVLEEREWPKDCYVFEGKEKEPTIVYMPLFNRRNCQDAKEVDAKMEEFSTFQPPFSEAKIKFMLETAEANMKNNKELLLREINKAVLRRQNKRKSVLNNP, encoded by the exons atgcagactggaaCGCTAAACTTATCAGTCTCATTGATTGGCCTGTGGCTTGTGATTTCAGGAGCTTTGGCAGAGGCAGCGGACAACATGGAGGTAAAAGAAGCAGCCTCAGTG aAACCCATCGATCAgtccccctctctgtgtgctgGTGAGCAGGACTATGTTGACAGGAGGAAAAGGGTCGTTCTGGAGTCACTCAACAGCCTGGGAATCAACTGTTCTGCA GACTGGGTTCCCCACATCGCTCTGCTGCCATCAGGTGGGGGTCAGAGGGCAGCCGTGGGTCTGATGGGTTCCCTCTCTCAAATGGAAAAGGATGGTCTGCTGGACCCTCTGCTTTACATGGGAACAGTCTCTGGGTCAACGTG GTCCATGTCCGCCCTGTACAGTGACCCGCAGTGGACCGGCAACATGGACAGAGCAGTGTCCACGATGACAGGTCCTGGGGTCGAGGTGGAGCAGGCTCTGGCCTGGTTGGACAAGAGGTCAAAGGAggagcttttctctctgtctgataTCTGGGGGGTGTTAACCTCTGTTGGGATCATGAAACAG atggACTTGCGGCATCTTTCCGACGAGGCCAGCAGGAATGCCACAAACCCTTATCCCATCTACAGCGCCATAGAGAAGGGCTGCCTTTTAGATGGGCCTATAGAAG GGAAATGGTTTGAGGTGAGTCCTCATGAGGCTGGATTCACAGAGCTGGGTGTCTTTGTTGAAACGTCTCTCCTGGGCAGTAAGTTTCAGAGCggagagctgcaggagcagaagacAGAGATGGACATGATCGAGCTAcaag GTGTTCTGGGTTGTGCGTTGGCTCATGACGAGGTTATCAGAGAGTTCATCCCTCCCTGGTTGAATGGTA ATATAGACAGAGATGCTGATGAGTACTTGCGTGTATACAACACCCTTGACAAACTGGTGGCCCTGATCAGAAGTTCCACAAAGGATCCTACCACTCTTTCTGAGCTGAACACGTTGCAGAAAATACTAGAAG ACAAGGTAAATTGTAATGATTCTGTGTTGCTGGAGTCAAAGAatatggaggaaagaaaaaagatgtttCATCATTTGagtctggagctgctggaggcaGTAGACACCTGGAGCCAAAGATTGGGGAATGGTCAGTGTGAAA CCTCTGTAATCCTTAAGCAAGTCCTTCCCCTGATTATGAAGTGGGAGTGGGGAACAACCAGGAACCTCCTCTACCAACACGAAG ATGCTCCACCTTGCCTTGGCGCCGAAGAAATAATCCACCTGGTCGATGCCGGGCTGCTGATCAATGTTGCCTACCCTCCTTTtctgggagagaagagagacattGACCTCATTATCGTACTGGAGTACAGCGCTGGAAACATGTTTGAG ACTCTGACTCTGGCCAGAGACTATGCTGCGGAGGTAAAGAAGCCTTTCCCCAAGATAGACGATCAGgtcctggaggagagagagtggcCAAAGGACTGCTACGTGTTCgagggaaaagagaaggagcCTACAATCGTCTACATGCCGCTCTTCAATAGACGGAACTGCCAAG ATGCAAAGGAGGTCGATGCAAAGATGGAGGAGTTCTCCACTTTCCAGCCTCCTTTCAGTGAGGCCAAGATCAAGTTTATGTTGGAGACGGCAGAAGCTAACATGAAGAACAACAAGGAACTTCTGCTGAGGGAGATAAACAAGGCCGTTCTCCGCCGACAGAACAAGAG GAAGTCTGTGCTGAACAATCCTTAA